A single window of Oerskovia paurometabola DNA harbors:
- a CDS encoding ketopantoate reductase family protein: MSDGTNKTTTGHGAPREVAVLGAGGVGGLVGALLVRADEATVTFVARDETAASLREHGLHVRSGQLGDVEVAVRATARLTEPVDVLLVAVKATGLADALDRVAPEVLGDAVVVPLLNGVEHLDVLRARYGSARVVPAVIRVESTRVAPGEIVHGSPFVEIDLAPGDVPTDTVEAVRDLLAHAGITVRVLPDEAALVWAKLSFLAPLALLTTRYRATIGEVRTVHRGELEALVAEVAAVATASGAPSDPAASLALYDRFPAGARSSMERDAEAGRLLEVDAIGGAVVRAAERHGVAAPLTARLVAELS, encoded by the coding sequence ATGAGCGACGGGACGAACAAGACCACGACGGGGCACGGCGCACCACGGGAGGTCGCCGTCCTCGGCGCCGGAGGGGTCGGTGGCCTCGTCGGGGCCCTGCTCGTCCGCGCCGACGAGGCGACGGTGACCTTCGTGGCGCGCGACGAGACGGCGGCGTCCCTGCGTGAGCACGGGCTGCACGTCCGCAGCGGGCAGCTCGGTGACGTCGAGGTCGCCGTCCGGGCGACGGCGCGCCTCACCGAGCCGGTCGACGTGCTGCTGGTCGCCGTCAAGGCCACCGGCCTGGCGGACGCGCTCGACCGGGTCGCGCCCGAGGTCCTCGGGGACGCCGTGGTCGTGCCGCTGCTCAACGGCGTCGAGCACCTGGACGTGCTGCGCGCACGGTACGGCTCCGCGCGGGTCGTCCCTGCGGTGATCCGGGTCGAGTCGACGCGCGTCGCGCCGGGCGAGATCGTGCACGGCAGCCCGTTCGTGGAGATCGACCTCGCCCCCGGCGACGTGCCGACGGACACGGTCGAGGCCGTGCGCGACCTCCTCGCGCACGCCGGGATCACGGTACGGGTGCTGCCCGACGAGGCCGCGCTCGTGTGGGCCAAGCTGTCCTTCCTGGCGCCGCTGGCCCTGCTCACGACCCGGTACCGCGCGACGATCGGTGAGGTGCGCACGGTCCACCGGGGCGAGCTCGAGGCGCTGGTCGCGGAGGTCGCCGCGGTCGCGACGGCGTCAGGCGCACCGTCGGACCCGGCCGCGTCACTGGCCCTGTACGACCGCTTCCCGGCCGGCGCCCGTTCCTCGATGGAGCGTGACGCCGAGGCGGGTCGGCTTCTCGAGGTCGACGCGATCGGCGGCGCGGTCGTGCGGGCCGCCGAGCGCCACGGGGTCGCGGCGCCGCTCACGGCCCGGCTCGTCGCCGAGCTCTCCTGA
- a CDS encoding ABC-F family ATP-binding cassette domain-containing protein has product MSLIRLNAVSMQFDDKVVLRDAFLKLREGERVGLVGRNGTGKTTFLELILGRKEPTSGTVDVNLGVSIGYFSQFSELAGHRSAAEELSELFADVHSTQARLDAIGERLAEPDLMDDGGAVDGDDEMTRLLTEQADLFERMDALDGWSYENTIDTVLTRLGFDAARRALPVDQLSGGWRNRAALARILVQRPDVLLLDEPTNFLDLDGVRWIENWLQTYPGAVLVVSHDRQFLDGAVNRIVEIENRRLHEYEGGYSDYVHAKQSRLKTIERQFAHEEELLAYEVEASDARKQAAKDKSRGLKRKLADIKKRQAPRPVDQIITTIYADLHVSERLVEVEGLTKGFGGDPLFSDLTFSLHRGDRVAVVGANGSGKSTLLDVLTEVTPPDAGQITWKKNSTFVSYNQVVADLDLDDTVAHAVSAAPGTLAYSATKKNVNRFLTMLQFSEMELKQKIGTLSGGQRARVAIAQCLLSGASVIVLDEPTNHLDLTSAQVMERALAHFPGAVVVVSHDRYFIDKVADRLLTFDGAGGVEETAASGAL; this is encoded by the coding sequence GTGAGCCTGATCCGCCTGAACGCCGTGAGCATGCAGTTCGACGACAAGGTCGTGCTGCGCGACGCCTTCCTCAAGCTCCGCGAGGGCGAGCGTGTCGGGCTCGTGGGCCGCAACGGTACGGGCAAGACGACGTTCCTCGAGCTCATCCTGGGCCGCAAGGAGCCCACGTCGGGGACGGTCGACGTCAACCTCGGCGTGAGCATCGGGTACTTCTCGCAGTTCTCCGAGCTCGCGGGGCACCGCAGCGCGGCCGAGGAGCTCAGCGAGCTGTTCGCCGACGTCCACTCCACGCAGGCGCGCCTCGACGCGATCGGCGAGCGCCTCGCCGAGCCGGACCTCATGGACGACGGCGGTGCTGTCGACGGCGATGACGAGATGACCAGGCTTCTCACCGAGCAGGCCGACCTGTTCGAGCGCATGGACGCGCTCGACGGGTGGTCGTACGAGAACACGATCGACACGGTCCTCACGCGGCTGGGGTTCGACGCCGCACGTCGCGCTCTCCCGGTCGACCAGCTCTCGGGCGGCTGGCGCAACCGTGCGGCGCTCGCCCGGATCCTGGTACAGCGCCCCGACGTGCTGCTGCTCGACGAGCCCACGAACTTCCTCGACCTCGACGGCGTGCGCTGGATCGAGAACTGGCTCCAGACGTACCCGGGAGCGGTGCTCGTGGTCTCGCACGACCGCCAGTTCCTCGACGGCGCGGTCAACCGGATCGTCGAGATCGAGAACCGCCGCCTGCACGAGTACGAGGGCGGCTACTCCGACTACGTGCACGCCAAGCAGTCGCGCCTCAAGACGATCGAGCGCCAGTTCGCGCACGAGGAGGAGCTGCTCGCGTACGAGGTCGAGGCGAGCGATGCCCGCAAGCAGGCCGCGAAGGACAAGAGCCGGGGCCTCAAGCGCAAGCTCGCCGACATCAAGAAGCGCCAGGCGCCGCGTCCGGTCGACCAGATCATCACGACCATCTACGCGGACCTGCACGTGAGCGAACGACTGGTCGAGGTCGAGGGGCTCACGAAGGGGTTCGGCGGCGACCCGCTGTTCAGCGACCTCACGTTCTCGTTGCACCGCGGTGACCGCGTCGCCGTCGTCGGTGCGAACGGGTCCGGCAAGTCGACGCTCCTCGACGTGCTCACGGAGGTCACACCGCCCGACGCCGGGCAGATCACCTGGAAGAAGAACTCGACGTTCGTCTCCTACAACCAGGTCGTGGCCGACCTCGACCTGGACGACACGGTCGCGCACGCGGTCAGCGCCGCCCCCGGGACCCTCGCGTACTCGGCGACCAAGAAGAACGTCAACCGCTTCCTGACGATGCTGCAGTTCTCCGAAATGGAGCTCAAGCAGAAGATCGGCACGCTCTCGGGCGGACAGCGTGCCCGTGTCGCGATCGCGCAGTGCCTGCTGTCGGGTGCCTCGGTGATCGTGCTCGACGAGCCGACCAACCACCTCGACCTCACGAGCGCCCAGGTCATGGAGCGTGCGCTCGCGCACTTCCCCGGCGCCGTGGTCGTCGTGAGCCACGACCGCTACTTCATCGACAAGGTCGCCGACCGGCTCCTGACGTTCGACGGCGCGGGCGGCGTCGAGGAGACCGCGGCGTCGGGCGCACTCTGA
- a CDS encoding LytR/AlgR family response regulator transcription factor — MADDERPALDELTALLRRDPHVRSVHAVASGAEALRWLSEHPVHVAFLDIHMPGLTGLDLARALSRFSVRPAVVFVTADEARATEAFDVEAVDYVLKPVRRERLARAVERAVAAQSGPASQVSRDADGTDTHAAERPAPTTQVPPADETIAVTVGTTTRVVLRSAVRWVQAQGDYSRLVTDSDSYLVREPLSDLEERWSPAGFLRVHRSYLVDRAAVTAVRLGGAHPVVVVAGQEVPVSRRMAPSVRDALLRRPGGRP, encoded by the coding sequence GTGGCCGACGACGAGCGTCCGGCCCTCGACGAGCTGACCGCGCTCCTGCGCCGCGACCCGCACGTGCGCTCGGTGCACGCCGTCGCGTCGGGCGCCGAGGCCCTGCGCTGGCTGTCCGAGCACCCCGTGCACGTCGCGTTCCTCGACATCCACATGCCGGGGCTCACCGGGCTCGACCTCGCCCGCGCGCTGTCGCGGTTCTCGGTCCGGCCCGCGGTGGTGTTCGTGACGGCCGACGAGGCCCGGGCCACCGAGGCGTTCGACGTCGAGGCCGTCGACTACGTGCTCAAGCCCGTCCGGCGCGAGCGGCTTGCCCGCGCGGTCGAGCGCGCGGTCGCCGCCCAGTCCGGCCCGGCATCGCAGGTGTCCCGGGACGCGGACGGCACCGACACCCACGCCGCGGAGCGGCCCGCCCCGACCACGCAGGTCCCCCCGGCCGACGAGACCATCGCCGTGACGGTCGGCACGACGACGCGCGTCGTGCTGCGCTCGGCCGTGCGCTGGGTCCAGGCCCAGGGCGACTACTCACGCCTGGTCACGGACTCCGACAGCTACCTGGTGCGCGAGCCCCTCTCCGACCTCGAGGAGCGCTGGAGCCCCGCGGGCTTCCTGCGCGTGCACCGCTCGTACCTCGTCGACCGCGCCGCCGTGACGGCGGTCCGCCTCGGTGGTGCGCACCCGGTCGTGGTCGTCGCCGGGCAGGAGGTCCCGGTGAGCCGACGCATGGCGCCGTCCGTGCGCGACGCGCTCCTGCGCCGCCCAGGGGGCCGTCCGTGA
- a CDS encoding heavy metal transporter, producing the protein MSSQEPPPRVVVRSTDPLPPGPSDAPPGAPDAGEEAPSGAVREGPGDTPGPDGGSEPAAVYARSLARTQLRLALACVVSFLAVVTLLTVTMSAVPTLGDVHVLGVPLPWLLHAYGFYPVIGAFALVFALAAARNERRFRALVDDE; encoded by the coding sequence GTGAGCTCGCAGGAGCCGCCGCCGCGGGTCGTCGTCCGCTCGACCGACCCCTTGCCGCCCGGCCCGTCCGACGCCCCACCCGGCGCGCCGGACGCGGGGGAGGAGGCGCCGTCGGGCGCGGTGCGCGAGGGCCCCGGGGACACGCCCGGGCCCGACGGCGGGAGCGAACCCGCGGCCGTTTACGCCCGCAGCCTCGCGCGGACCCAGCTGCGGCTCGCGCTCGCGTGCGTCGTGTCGTTCCTGGCCGTGGTCACGCTGCTCACGGTCACGATGAGCGCGGTGCCGACGCTGGGCGACGTGCACGTCCTCGGCGTGCCGCTGCCGTGGCTCCTGCACGCGTACGGCTTCTACCCGGTCATCGGGGCGTTCGCGCTCGTGTTCGCCCTGGCCGCGGCCCGCAACGAGCGACGCTTCCGCGCACTGGTGGACGACGAGTGA
- a CDS encoding sensor histidine kinase: MSGPVFTGAAVGLVVGVLLTAALVAAWRLARGTRELGSDSERATFSTLHLASRAAKHLRDGLDGDDVGRAARHLRTLLGCEALAVVTADGVVALDGPAALRAEAQRVGARTIETGRRQVYAGAEPSSGGPEAVGAPVLAGGVVAGAVVAFATRVRPPLVRATGEVAQWCSAQLELGELEASRTALAQAELRALRAQISPHFIYNSLGAIASFISTDPERARDLVLDFADFTRYSFRGRGDFTTLADELGSVHSYVELERARFGDRLTVTLQIAPESLSTVIPFLSVQPLVENAVRHGLEPRERGGRIVISARDEGTQTEITVEDDGVGMSPETLRALLATGSRATNVGLRNVDTRVRQLYGDQHALEIETNEGAGTLVRMRVPKSQPQHETEVSRP; the protein is encoded by the coding sequence ATGTCCGGACCCGTGTTCACCGGCGCCGCCGTCGGCCTAGTCGTCGGCGTCCTGCTCACCGCCGCGCTCGTCGCCGCGTGGCGGCTCGCACGCGGCACGCGCGAGCTCGGCAGCGACTCCGAGCGGGCGACGTTCAGCACGCTGCACCTCGCCTCCCGTGCGGCCAAGCACCTGCGGGACGGGCTCGACGGCGACGACGTCGGGCGCGCGGCCCGCCACCTGCGCACCCTGCTCGGCTGCGAGGCGCTCGCGGTCGTGACGGCCGACGGCGTCGTGGCCCTCGACGGCCCGGCCGCCCTCCGGGCCGAGGCGCAGCGCGTCGGCGCCCGGACGATCGAGACCGGCAGGCGGCAGGTCTACGCGGGGGCCGAGCCGTCGTCGGGCGGGCCCGAGGCCGTCGGGGCGCCCGTCCTCGCCGGCGGTGTCGTCGCCGGGGCCGTCGTCGCGTTCGCGACGCGCGTGCGCCCGCCGCTCGTGCGGGCCACGGGCGAGGTCGCGCAGTGGTGCTCCGCGCAGCTCGAGCTGGGCGAGCTCGAGGCCTCGCGCACCGCGCTCGCGCAGGCCGAGCTGCGTGCGCTGCGCGCCCAGATCAGCCCGCACTTCATCTACAACTCGCTCGGCGCGATCGCCTCCTTCATCAGCACCGACCCCGAGCGGGCGCGCGACCTCGTGCTCGACTTCGCGGACTTCACGCGCTACTCCTTCCGGGGCCGCGGCGACTTCACGACGCTCGCCGACGAGCTGGGCAGCGTCCACTCGTACGTCGAGCTCGAACGTGCGCGGTTCGGCGACCGGCTGACCGTGACGCTCCAGATCGCGCCCGAGTCGCTGTCGACCGTCATCCCGTTCCTCAGCGTCCAGCCGCTCGTCGAGAACGCCGTCCGGCACGGTCTCGAGCCGCGCGAGCGGGGAGGGCGCATCGTCATCAGCGCGCGCGACGAGGGCACCCAGACCGAGATCACGGTCGAGGACGACGGCGTCGGCATGTCTCCCGAGACGTTGCGGGCCCTGCTCGCGACGGGGTCGCGCGCGACGAACGTCGGGCTGCGCAACGTCGACACGCGCGTGCGCCAGCTCTACGGCGACCAGCACGCGCTCGAGATCGAGACGAACGAGGGCGCGGGTACCCTCGTGCGGATGCGCGTCCCGAAGTCCCAGCCCCAGCACGAGACCGAGGTGAGCCGGCCGTGA
- a CDS encoding carbon starvation CstA family protein, whose product MTTDIRSTAENASDDGLSPDPTLPPTAVPETALAPRWTWQKVALWTGIALLGGVAWVMLALVRGETVNAIWFVFAAVCSYLIGYRFYSKVIERYITRPDDRRATPAEVRSDGKDYVPTDRRVLFGHHFAAIAGAGPLVGPVLAAQMGYLPGTVWIIVGVIFAGAVQDYVVLFFSMRRGGRTIGQMARQELGRIGGTAAIVASLLIMLIIVAILALVVVNSLGESPWGVFSVAMTIPIALFMGVYLRYLRPGRITEVSIIGFVLLMAAIVGGGWVANTPWGADLFHLDRTTIAIGIIIYGFVAAVLPVWLLLAPRDYLSTFMKVGVIVMLAGAIVIVRPEISVPAVSEFASGETGPVFSGSLFPFLFVTIACGALSGFHALIASGTTPKLLEKERQTRFIGYGGMLMESFVAIMALVAAISLDRGIYFAMNASAAATGGTIEGAVAFVNSLGLAGVNLTPDMLSSTAAAVGEESIVSRTGGAPTLALGLAHIMQQLFGGAAMMGFWYHFAIMFEALFILTAVDAGTRVARFMLQDSLGNVAPKFRDVTWRPGVWFCTLVMVAGWGSILYLGVTDPLGGINTFFPLFGIANQLLAAIALAVVLAIVAKRGRSYFRWLWIVALPLAFTAVVTITASFEKIFSPVPAVGYWANHNAFKEALAAGETSFGTATSVEAMEAVVRNTFVQGTLSIIFVVLAIVVMVAALVTTVKALRAGGGENHEDEPVASRRFAPAGLLTTATEKEIEAEWAQLPPEKQPVSSGAGH is encoded by the coding sequence ATGACGACAGACATCCGATCGACGGCGGAGAACGCCTCGGACGACGGGCTCTCGCCCGATCCGACGCTCCCGCCCACCGCGGTCCCGGAGACCGCCCTCGCACCACGCTGGACCTGGCAGAAGGTCGCGCTCTGGACGGGCATCGCGCTGCTCGGCGGCGTTGCCTGGGTCATGCTCGCGCTGGTGCGCGGCGAGACCGTCAACGCGATCTGGTTCGTCTTCGCCGCAGTCTGCAGCTACCTCATCGGGTACCGCTTCTACTCCAAGGTCATCGAGCGGTACATCACGCGCCCCGACGACCGGCGTGCGACCCCGGCCGAGGTGCGCTCGGACGGCAAGGACTACGTCCCGACCGACCGTCGGGTGCTGTTCGGGCACCACTTCGCCGCGATCGCGGGCGCCGGCCCGCTCGTGGGCCCGGTCCTGGCCGCGCAGATGGGCTACCTGCCCGGCACGGTATGGATCATCGTCGGCGTCATCTTCGCGGGGGCCGTGCAGGACTACGTCGTCCTGTTCTTCTCGATGCGTCGCGGTGGTCGCACGATCGGCCAGATGGCCCGCCAGGAGCTCGGTCGCATCGGCGGCACGGCCGCGATCGTCGCCTCCCTGCTCATCATGCTGATCATCGTCGCGATCCTCGCGCTCGTCGTCGTGAACTCCCTGGGCGAGAGCCCGTGGGGCGTCTTCAGCGTCGCGATGACCATCCCGATCGCCCTCTTCATGGGCGTCTACCTGCGCTACCTGCGCCCCGGACGCATCACCGAGGTCTCGATCATCGGCTTCGTGCTGCTCATGGCCGCGATCGTGGGCGGCGGCTGGGTCGCGAACACCCCGTGGGGCGCGGACCTGTTCCACCTCGACCGCACGACCATCGCCATCGGCATCATCATCTACGGCTTCGTCGCGGCCGTCCTGCCCGTCTGGCTGCTCCTGGCCCCGCGCGACTACCTGTCGACGTTCATGAAGGTCGGCGTGATCGTGATGCTCGCAGGAGCGATCGTGATCGTGCGTCCCGAGATCTCGGTCCCCGCGGTCAGCGAGTTCGCGAGCGGCGAGACCGGTCCGGTGTTCTCCGGGTCCCTGTTCCCCTTCCTGTTCGTCACGATCGCGTGCGGCGCCCTGTCCGGCTTCCACGCCCTCATCGCGTCGGGCACCACGCCCAAGCTGCTCGAGAAGGAGCGCCAGACGCGCTTCATCGGGTACGGCGGCATGCTCATGGAGTCGTTCGTCGCGATCATGGCGCTCGTCGCCGCGATCTCGCTCGACCGCGGCATCTACTTCGCCATGAACGCCTCGGCCGCCGCGACGGGCGGCACCATCGAGGGAGCGGTCGCGTTCGTCAACTCGCTCGGCCTGGCCGGAGTGAACCTCACGCCCGACATGCTGTCCTCGACCGCGGCGGCCGTCGGCGAGGAGTCCATCGTGTCCCGCACGGGTGGCGCCCCGACCCTGGCGCTGGGCCTCGCGCACATCATGCAGCAGCTCTTCGGCGGCGCCGCGATGATGGGCTTCTGGTACCACTTCGCGATCATGTTCGAGGCGCTGTTCATCCTCACGGCCGTCGACGCCGGGACGCGCGTGGCGCGCTTCATGCTCCAGGACTCGCTCGGCAACGTCGCCCCGAAGTTCCGGGACGTGACCTGGCGACCCGGGGTGTGGTTCTGCACCCTGGTCATGGTCGCGGGGTGGGGGAGCATCCTCTACCTCGGCGTGACCGACCCCCTCGGCGGGATCAACACGTTCTTCCCGCTGTTCGGCATCGCCAACCAGCTCCTGGCGGCCATCGCGCTCGCGGTCGTCCTGGCGATCGTGGCCAAGCGCGGTCGCTCGTACTTCCGCTGGCTGTGGATCGTGGCCCTGCCGCTGGCCTTCACCGCGGTCGTGACGATCACGGCGTCGTTCGAGAAGATCTTCTCGCCCGTCCCCGCCGTCGGGTACTGGGCCAACCACAACGCGTTCAAGGAGGCACTGGCTGCGGGGGAGACCTCGTTCGGCACCGCGACGTCGGTCGAGGCCATGGAGGCGGTCGTGCGCAACACGTTCGTCCAGGGCACGCTGTCGATCATCTTCGTGGTCCTCGCGATCGTCGTGATGGTCGCGGCCCTCGTGACGACCGTGAAGGCGTTGCGGGCGGGGGGCGGCGAGAACCACGAGGACGAGCCCGTGGCCTCGCGCCGGTTCGCTCCCGCCGGGCTCCTGACGACCGCCACGGAGAAGGAGATCGAGGCCGAGTGGGCTCAGCTTCCGCCCGAGAAGCAGCCCGTCTCCTCGGGCGCGGGACACTGA
- a CDS encoding sodium/solute symporter, with the protein MSSALPLVAVGLLLLATGLIGFYGLRISRTTSDFFVASRTVQPVWNASAISGEYLSAGTFLGLSGLVLLSGAEAFWFPVGYAAGYLLVLLFVAGPLRRSGAYTIPDFVQARLDSLSARRVTSVLVLVIGWLYVVPQLHGAALVITTVAPVPPWVGSVGVAAVVSAVVAAGGMRSVTFVQAFQFWVKLTALAVPVVFLLIVLGGQDLTLDPAQVFPPEAGPRAYDTYTTASLLLALLLGTIGLPHVLVRFYTSPDGVSARWTTVVVIGMISVFYMVSSTMGLIARVVAPDLAEPGVADTVALVLPSRLVPGVGGELLSALVIAGAFAAFLGTSSGLVVSLAGVVSQDLFGGTVRSFRWSAVACTIVPLAFALVTIPQGLVTSVGTVFVFAASALSPTILLGVWWRRLTARGAIAGMVVGSALCAAALLVTSALGQGDGLARSLLAQPAAWTIPLATATTVVVSLRDRRGPQPRTDRFLRRLHVPERAPER; encoded by the coding sequence GTGAGCTCGGCCCTGCCGCTCGTCGCGGTCGGCCTGCTGCTGCTCGCGACCGGGCTCATCGGCTTCTACGGGCTGCGGATCTCGCGGACGACGAGCGACTTCTTCGTCGCGTCCCGGACGGTGCAGCCCGTGTGGAACGCGTCGGCGATCAGCGGCGAGTACCTGTCGGCGGGGACGTTCCTGGGGTTGTCCGGCCTCGTGCTGCTCTCGGGGGCCGAGGCGTTCTGGTTCCCCGTCGGGTATGCCGCGGGCTACCTGCTCGTGCTGCTGTTCGTCGCCGGGCCCCTGCGCCGCAGCGGGGCCTACACGATCCCCGACTTCGTCCAGGCACGCCTCGACTCGCTCTCCGCCCGGCGCGTCACGAGCGTCCTGGTGCTCGTCATCGGGTGGCTGTACGTCGTGCCGCAGCTCCACGGCGCCGCGCTCGTCATCACCACCGTGGCCCCCGTGCCGCCATGGGTCGGATCTGTCGGGGTGGCCGCGGTCGTGAGCGCCGTGGTCGCCGCGGGCGGCATGCGCTCGGTGACGTTCGTCCAGGCGTTCCAGTTCTGGGTCAAGCTCACGGCGCTCGCGGTCCCCGTGGTCTTCCTGCTGATCGTGCTCGGCGGGCAGGACCTGACGCTCGACCCCGCGCAGGTCTTCCCGCCCGAGGCCGGGCCGCGCGCGTACGACACCTACACGACGGCCTCGTTGCTGCTCGCTCTGCTGCTCGGCACGATCGGCCTGCCGCACGTCCTCGTGCGCTTCTACACGAGCCCCGACGGCGTCTCGGCCCGGTGGACGACCGTGGTCGTGATCGGCATGATCAGCGTCTTCTACATGGTCTCGAGCACCATGGGACTGATCGCCCGCGTCGTCGCCCCCGACCTCGCCGAGCCCGGCGTCGCGGACACCGTGGCGCTCGTGCTGCCGTCGCGGCTCGTGCCCGGGGTGGGCGGCGAGCTGCTCTCGGCGCTCGTGATCGCCGGGGCGTTCGCGGCGTTCCTCGGGACGTCCTCAGGGCTCGTGGTCTCGCTCGCGGGGGTCGTGAGCCAGGACCTGTTCGGCGGCACGGTCCGCTCGTTCCGCTGGTCCGCGGTCGCGTGCACGATCGTGCCCCTCGCGTTCGCGCTCGTGACCATCCCGCAGGGGCTCGTGACGAGCGTCGGGACCGTGTTCGTGTTCGCGGCTTCCGCGCTGTCCCCGACGATCCTGCTGGGCGTGTGGTGGCGGCGCCTGACCGCGCGCGGGGCGATCGCGGGCATGGTCGTCGGCAGCGCGCTGTGCGCCGCGGCGCTCCTCGTGACCTCGGCGCTCGGCCAGGGAGACGGGCTCGCGCGCAGCCTCCTGGCCCAGCCCGCGGCCTGGACGATCCCGCTCGCGACCGCCACGACCGTCGTCGTGTCCCTGCGCGACCGGCGCGGGCCGCAGCCGCGCACGGACCGCTTCCTGCGGCGGCTCCACGTGCCGGAGCGCGCTCCCGAGCGCTGA
- a CDS encoding YbdD/YjiX family protein has product MRDALARAARGAAWYVRQLMGDDAYRVYVEHRRAAHGPDVAVLTERQFWRQRMDDQDRNPGARCC; this is encoded by the coding sequence GTGCGCGACGCGCTCGCCCGAGCGGCGAGGGGTGCGGCCTGGTACGTCCGCCAGCTCATGGGCGACGACGCCTACCGGGTGTACGTGGAGCACCGCCGCGCCGCGCACGGGCCCGACGTCGCCGTCCTGACCGAGCGCCAGTTCTGGCGCCAGCGCATGGACGACCAGGACCGCAACCCGGGCGCCCGCTGCTGCTGA
- the aspS gene encoding aspartate--tRNA(Asn) ligase — protein sequence MRPPTPPTASTAPRTLAADLPALPPGTSVTLRGWVHRRRALATVTFLVLRDRSGLAQVVVRAGDGQVVPPEETVVEVTGLTTANAQAPGGVEVTSPTVVPLTDPAVTPPVELWRPSLDVGLSTMLDHAAVAWRHPAQRARWEVAAASLRGFREALDAQGFTEVQSPKIVGTATESGAEVFALDYFGRPAFLAQSPQFFKQQLVGVFERVYEVGPVFRAEPHDTVRHLAEYVSLDVELGFVRDHRDVLAVLRDVLAGMASAVHQHAGRAVAAYGFGVPVVPDEIPVIHFAEALALVGAPDDEPDLAPEHERALGRWALAEHGSDLLAVEGYPMAKRPFYTHPQPGDARWSNSFDLLFRGVELVTGGQRLHRYADYVAAITARGEDPTGYATYLEAFEHGMPPHGGFAIGLERWTARLTGAANVREVALFPRDLHRLAP from the coding sequence ATGAGACCACCGACCCCGCCCACCGCCTCGACCGCACCCCGGACCCTCGCCGCCGACCTGCCCGCCCTCCCACCCGGCACGTCCGTCACGCTCCGTGGCTGGGTGCATCGGCGCCGCGCCCTCGCGACCGTGACCTTCCTCGTGCTGCGGGACCGGTCAGGGCTGGCGCAGGTCGTGGTGCGCGCGGGCGACGGGCAGGTCGTGCCGCCCGAGGAGACCGTGGTCGAGGTCACGGGCCTGACGACGGCGAACGCCCAGGCTCCGGGCGGGGTCGAGGTGACCTCGCCGACCGTCGTGCCGCTCACCGACCCGGCCGTGACCCCGCCCGTCGAGCTGTGGCGCCCGTCGCTCGACGTGGGGCTCTCCACGATGCTCGACCATGCCGCGGTCGCCTGGCGGCACCCCGCGCAGCGCGCGCGGTGGGAGGTCGCGGCCGCGTCGTTGCGCGGGTTCCGTGAGGCCCTCGACGCGCAGGGCTTCACCGAGGTGCAGTCGCCCAAGATCGTCGGGACCGCGACCGAGTCGGGGGCCGAGGTGTTCGCTCTCGACTACTTCGGGCGCCCGGCCTTCCTGGCGCAGAGCCCGCAGTTCTTCAAGCAGCAGCTCGTCGGGGTCTTCGAGCGCGTGTACGAGGTGGGGCCGGTCTTCCGGGCCGAGCCGCACGACACCGTGCGTCACCTCGCCGAGTACGTCTCGCTCGACGTCGAGCTCGGCTTCGTCCGCGACCACCGCGACGTGCTGGCCGTCCTGCGCGACGTCCTGGCCGGCATGGCTTCCGCCGTCCACCAGCACGCCGGGCGTGCGGTCGCCGCGTACGGCTTCGGGGTGCCGGTCGTGCCCGACGAGATCCCCGTGATCCACTTCGCCGAGGCCCTGGCCCTCGTCGGGGCCCCCGACGACGAGCCCGACCTGGCCCCCGAGCACGAGCGTGCGCTGGGGCGGTGGGCGCTCGCCGAGCACGGCAGCGACCTCCTCGCGGTCGAGGGCTACCCGATGGCGAAGCGTCCCTTCTACACGCACCCGCAGCCGGGCGACGCGCGGTGGAGCAACAGCTTCGACCTGCTCTTCCGTGGGGTCGAGCTCGTCACGGGCGGTCAGCGCCTGCACCGGTACGCGGACTACGTCGCGGCGATCACGGCCCGTGGTGAGGACCCGACCGGGTATGCGACGTACCTCGAGGCGTTCGAGCACGGGATGCCGCCGCACGGCGGCTTCGCGATCGGCCTCGAACGCTGGACCGCGCGCCTGACGGGCGCGGCGAACGTCCGCGAGGTCGCGCTCTTCCCGCGCGACCTGCACCGCCTCGCGCCCTAG